The Motilibacter peucedani region TGTTCAACGGGCTGCTCAAGACCTACCTCGGCCCGGTGGAGGACGAGGAGGGCCTGCACTACCTGCGGCCCGAGACCGCCCAGGGCATCTTCGTCAACTTCGCCAACGTCATGCAGTCGGCGCGCAAGAAGCCGCCGTTCGGCATCGCGCAGACCGGCAAGTCGTTCCGCAACGAGATCACGCCCGGCAACTTCATCTTCCGCACGCGTGAGTTCGAGCAGATGGAGATGGAGTTCTTCGTCGAGCCCGGCACCGACGAGACCTGGCACGAGTACTGGCTGCAGCAGCGCTGGGACTGGTACGTCGGGCTCGGCCTCAACGCCGACAACATGCGCTTCTTCGAGCACCCGAAGGAGAAGCTGTCGCACTACTCGAAGCGCACGGTCGACATCGAGTACCGCTTCCGCTTCGGCGGCACCGAGTTCGCCGAGCTCGAGGGCATCGCCAACCGCACCGACTTCGACCTCAGCACCCACTCGCAGCACTCGGGCGCCGACCTGTCGTTCTTCGACCAGGAGAAGGGCGAGCGCTGGGTGCCCTACGTCATCGAGCCCGCCGCCGGCCTGACCCGCGCGACTCTGGCCTTCCTGCTCGACGCCTACGGCGAGGACGAGGCGCCCAACGCCAAGGGCGTCATGGAGAAGCGCACCGTGATGCGGCTCGACCCGCGGCTCGCGCCGGTCAAGGCCGCCGTGCTCCCGCTCTCGCGCAACGCCGACCTCTCGCCCAAGGCCCGCGACCTCGCGGCCACGCTGCGCCGCAGCTGGAACGTCGAGTTCGACGACGCCGGCGCGATCGGCCGGCGCTACCGCCGCCAGGACGAGATCGGCACCCCCTTCTGCATCACCGTCGACTTCGACACCCTCGAGGACGACGCGGTCACCATCCGCTCGCGCGACACCATGGCCCAGGAGCGGGTCGCCATCGGCCAGGTCGAGGCCTGGCTCGCCACCCGCCTGCTCGGCTGCTGACCTTCGGGCTCCGCCGCCCCTGTTTGGCACGATGTGACTTCTTGCCAATGTGATTGGCAAGAAGTCACATCGTGCCAAACGAAGTACGCGTTCAGGCTGCTGCGGGGGAGCGTGTGACCACGATCGGGGGCCGCGGACGGGCAGCGCCTCGCAGGAGGGTCGCCCTCATCGTCGCGACGAAGGCGTCCGGGTCACGGTCGAGGTCG contains the following coding sequences:
- a CDS encoding glycine--tRNA ligase; amino-acid sequence: MATDAKIDTIVSLAKRRGFVYPSSEIYGGSRSAWDYGPLGVELKENIRRQWWKTMVQAREDVVGIDSAVILNREVWTASGHISAFVDPLTECQSCHKRFRADHLEESYEAKHGRAPENGLKDVNCPNCGTNGAFTEPRMFNGLLKTYLGPVEDEEGLHYLRPETAQGIFVNFANVMQSARKKPPFGIAQTGKSFRNEITPGNFIFRTREFEQMEMEFFVEPGTDETWHEYWLQQRWDWYVGLGLNADNMRFFEHPKEKLSHYSKRTVDIEYRFRFGGTEFAELEGIANRTDFDLSTHSQHSGADLSFFDQEKGERWVPYVIEPAAGLTRATLAFLLDAYGEDEAPNAKGVMEKRTVMRLDPRLAPVKAAVLPLSRNADLSPKARDLAATLRRSWNVEFDDAGAIGRRYRRQDEIGTPFCITVDFDTLEDDAVTIRSRDTMAQERVAIGQVEAWLATRLLGC